One part of the Bacteroidota bacterium genome encodes these proteins:
- a CDS encoding BrxA/BrxB family bacilliredoxin yields the protein MPYPEQLCAPMRKELTSIGFTELKDASEVDTNIPTANGTSLLMLNSVCGCAAGAARPGVKLALSRTESKPDHLITVFAGQDIEATVQARKYLAPYPPSSPCIALFKDGKVVHMLERHHIEGHSAEMIAENLNAAFEEFCSVKA from the coding sequence ATGCCATACCCGGAACAATTATGCGCTCCCATGCGCAAAGAACTTACCAGTATTGGATTTACTGAGCTAAAAGATGCAAGTGAAGTTGATACCAACATTCCTACTGCGAATGGGACTTCCTTGCTTATGCTTAATTCAGTTTGTGGTTGCGCGGCAGGTGCTGCACGGCCCGGTGTGAAGCTGGCCCTCAGCAGGACTGAATCAAAGCCGGATCATCTGATTACCGTTTTTGCAGGTCAGGATATTGAAGCTACCGTTCAGGCACGTAAATACCTGGCGCCCTATCCTCCCTCTTCACCTTGTATTGCCTTATTCAAAGATGGAAAGGTGGTGCATATGCTCGAACGTCATCATATTGAAGGACATTCGGCAGAGATGATTGCTGAAAACCTGAATGCAGCCTTTGAAGAATTCTGCTCGGTAAAAGCTTAA